The Lates calcarifer isolate ASB-BC8 linkage group LG14, TLL_Latcal_v3, whole genome shotgun sequence genome has a segment encoding these proteins:
- the alpk1 gene encoding alpha-protein kinase 1 isoform X1 produces MDSQEVGELLGECLKAAAAAAAQQSIQPTEADRQNYCSCRDSLCAELASLLQEAMEMKWPFVPEKWQYKLSVSANDKTNLSDLISKHLTQLLAVLKASILAQEACTALAVIFLVDRFLYWTDKSSQLLKITKLLHRCHPDTPVAPQLVIRQARVYLNSGKLQKAEYILSSLINNSGATGCWVYNSESDRALVQAVSVQVRGMILQKLGLWLEAAELIWASLVGYYSLPQPDKKGIGTSLGILANILISMNDEDFHAFRTNPDIELSLLGDRSHRLLSAAQAAKMAVVYSQYTSLYVLTNVATQGTCLLSYGFSVECPDSQKQSSLLEAREAFEIGLLTKAEGEQVTSKQELHTFLKAAYSLTVVHKWLGTLQEIVKQATQACHKAFAKFHDYCHADNQDKDSLCAEIMHLVAQVKQLLQVEPFLNSDKQSFIPDSYRNIINTSVNFTLEGFSKMMQRLQKYHASLCETTHSNCKGTKDEIDGARLCITALGTTIGTLNTACNTEACSVSNDTPKREEPYNRGSDSSAVHPLQKSDLCTTQRSTDNLGSSWQNVSLSNSGSSWRSSSGYTGSSAIEVGANARNQSCLTTEVNDERSDSILQLTDKNKKRNLDGCNSIVSSDTVPRFAISATSSSNVSSDSEKFEVIQAGIETMVTEEDWMIAAAGAAQKPSGAEGAPQSLSQLTLKTSSSSLSDSFSSQSSWEKISADLNSPTDRKPQPSSLSKAGTNQSSKSSESDGSFFLMETLDSATSDLAHDPMYKNHTSRGEFRASSKPQPLESLNIDPNADTEIDSVSVKPAAKSPLATPHPNLSQYASTKTSTESSFEMLEENQSEHQHNEVSITEKVNVSHRKNPLCYSCLNHSTVGSVVPKRQYLLSQQDYQALLAGVCNECLLKRLHSDKTQFKLKEHKTVHSALHLKFSRANGLWTARETCVYIGEPMGMKGKQRRAIWLQFLHQEERLSSYVGKDYLEPKQIQFHLKDVERQMTAQYYVTEFNKSLYDKDVMAQIFFIPSEALLILNGNEIVGCVTVEPYMLGDFVKLTNNTWKKDNNFQATEYGLAFGHFTYLFSNHQEVVVDLQGWVTANGKGLTYLTDPQIHSTKTPRGPSNFAARGLRYFLEEQHGPECNGICQLLKLPPVVRQPHALPSVL; encoded by the exons ATGGACAGTCAGGAGGTGGGGGAGCTACTGGGGGAGTGccttaaagcagcagcagcagcagcagctcaacaaTCCATCCAGCCCACTgaggcagacaggcagaactactgcagctgcagag ATTCACTGTGTGCAGAACTGGCCTCTCTCCTGCAGGAGGCAATGGAGATGAAGTGGCCCTTTGTACCGGAGAAATGGCAGTAcaagctgtcagtcagtgcCAATGACAAAACCAACCTCAGTGACCTCATCAGCAAGCACCTAACTCAGCTACTG GCTGTTTTAAAGGCTTCCATCTTGGCTCAAGAAGCGTGCACAGCACTGGCAGTGATCTTCTTAGTGGACCGTTTCCTCTACTGGACGGACAAGTCCAGCCAGCTGCTAAAAATCACCAAGCTGCTCCACAGATGCCACCCTGACACCCCTGTGGCCCCCCAGCTGGTCATACGACAGGCCAGGGTTTACCTTAACTCAG GCAAACTGCAGAAGGCAGAATACATCCTTAGCAGTCTGATTAACAACAGTGGGGCCACAG GTTGTTGGGTGTACAACTCTGAAAGTGACAGGGCTCTTGTGCAGGCAGTTAGTGTTCAAGTGCGTGGAATGATTTTGCAGAAGCTAG GCCTGTGGCTAGAGGCTGCAGAGTTAATCTGGGCCTCTCTGGTCGGCTACTACTCACTTCCTCAACCTGATAAAAAG GGCATTGGAACTTCTCTTGGCATACTGGCCAACATATTGATCTCTATGAATGATGAGGACTTCCATGCTTTTAGGACTAATCCAGATATTGAATTG TCCTTACTTGGGGACAGGAGTCATcgtcttctctctgcagcccAGGCAGCAAAGATGGCAGTGGTATACAGCCAGTACACTTCACTCTATGTGTTGACTAATGTG GCAACTCAAGGGACCTGCTTGTTATCTTATGGTTTTTCAGTGGAGTGCCCAGACTCTCAAAAACAGTCTTCCCTCCTGGAGGCTAGAGAGGCATTTGAAATCGGCTTGCTCACCAAAGCAGAGGGTGAGCAGGTCACTAGCAAGCAGGAGCTTCACACCTTCCTCAAGGCTGCCTACTCCCTTACCGTTGTTCACAAATGGCTTGGTACTCTTCAGGAGATTGTGAAACAGGCAACACAAGCTTGCCATAAAGCTTTCGCCAAGTTCCATGATTACTGTCATGCAGATAACCAAGACAAAGATAGCCTCTGTGCTGAGATCATGCATCTGGTTGCCCAAGTCAAGCAACTGTTGCAAGTGGAGCCTTTCCTTAATTCTGACAAGCAGTCTTTTATTCCTGACAGCTACAGAAACATAATAAACACATCCGTAAATTTCACTCTGGAAGGTTTCTCTAAGATGATGCAGAGACTCCAGAAGTATCATGCATCACTGTGCGAGACCACCCACTCAAACTGTAAGGGAACTAAAGATGAGATAGATGGGGCAAGGCTGTGTATAACTGCACTGGGGACAACCATTGGTACACTCAACACAGCATGTAACACTGAGGCCTGCAGTGTGTCAAACGATACACCCAAAAGAGAGGAGCCATATAACAGAGGTTCAGATTCATCGGCTGTACATCCACTTCAAAAGTCTGACCTGTGTACCACTCAAAGAAGCACAGACAACCTTGGCTCTTCATGGCAGAATGTCTCCTTAAGTAATTCAGGGTCTTCTTGGCGCAGCAGCAGTGGCTACACAGGAAGCAGTGCTATTGAAGTTGGAGCAAATGCAAGGAATCAGAGCTGTCTGACCACTGAGGTTAATGATGAAAGGTCAGACAGCATTCTACAACtcactgataaaaacaagaaGCGAAACTTGGATGGTTGTAACTCTATTGTCAGTTCAGATACAGTCCCAAGATTTGCAATATCTGCCACTTCCTCCTCCAATGTGAGTAGTGATTCAGAAAAGTTTGAAGTGATACAAGCTGGAATAGAGACAATGGTTACTGAGGAGGACTGGATgattgctgctgctggtgcagcACAGAAACCATCAGGAGCTGAAGGAGCACCGCAGTCCTTATCCCAGCTAACTCTCAAAACATCCTCCAGCTCCCTCAGTGATAGTTTCAGTTCCCAGTCATCATGGGAGAAAATCTCAGCTGACCTGAATTCtcccacagacagaaaacctcAACCATCTAGCCTATCAAAAGCAGGAACCAACCAAAGCAGCAAGTCATCAGAGTCTGATGGGAGCTTCTTCCTCATGGAAACACTTGATTCTGCAACCAGTGATTTAGCTCATGATCCCATGTACAAAAACCACACATCTAGAGGGGAATTCAGAGCTTCATCCAAGCCACAACCCCTGGAGAGTCTTAATATTGATCCAAATGCGGACACTGAGATTGACTCTGTATCTGTAAAACCTGCTGCCAAGAGTCCTTTAGCAACCCCACACCCAAACCTTTCCCAGTATGCCTCCACCAAAACCTCCACAGAGAGTTCATTTGAGATGCTGGAGGAGAATCAGAGTGAACACCAACACAATGAAGTCTCTATTACAGAAAAAGTGAATGTCTCTCATAGGAAGAACCCCCTGTGCTACAGCTGCCTAAACCACAGCACTGTAGGTAGTGTTGTCCCTAAAAGACAGTATTTGTTGTCACAGCAGGATTACCAAGCCCTGTTGGCTGGAGTTTGCAATGAATGTCTGCTGAAGAGGTTGCACAGTGATAAGACACAATTCAAACTCAAGGAACACAAAACGGTCCACA GTGCTCTTCATTTAAAGTTCTCCAGAGCTAATGGACTGTGGACAGCCAGGGAGACCTGTGTTTATATCGGAGAGCCAATGGGGATGAAGGGCAAGCAGAGAAGAGCAATATGGTTACAGTTTTTACACCAGGAGGAAAGGTTAAGCAG TTATGTGGGGAAGGATTACTTGGAGCCAAAGCAGATTCAGTTTCACCTAAAAGATGTGGAGAGACAGATGACAGCCCAGTACTATGTGACTGAATTCAATAAGAGTCTCTACGATAAAGATGTCATGGCTCAGATCTTCTTCATTCCCTCAGAAGCACTGTTG ATTTTGAATGGAAATGAGATAGTGGGCTGTGTAACAGTGGAGCCCTACATGCTCGGAGACTTTGTCAAACTGACCAACAACACTTGGAAGAAAGACAATAATTTCCAGGCTACAGAATATGGCCTTGCCTTTGGACACTTCACCTACTTGTTCTCCAACCACCAGGAAGTTGTTGTCGACCtgcaag gaTGGGTGACAGCCAATGGCAAAGGGCTGACCTACCTCACTGACCCACAGATCCACTCCACCAAGACTCCAAGAGGTCCCTCCAACTTTGCAGCCAGAGGCCTCAGGTACTTCCTGGAAGAGCAACATGGACCAGAGTGCAATGGTATTTGCCAGCTGCTTAAACTACCTCCAGTGGTCAGACAGCCACATGCTCTTCCTTCGGTACTTTGA
- the alpk1 gene encoding alpha-protein kinase 1 isoform X3, giving the protein MDSQEVGELLGECLKAAAAAAAQQSIQPTEADRQNYCSCRDSLCAELASLLQEAMEMKWPFVPEKWQYKLSVSANDKTNLSDLISKHLTQLLAVLKASILAQEACTALAVIFLVDRFLYWTDKSSQLLKITKLLHRCHPDTPVAPQLVIRQARVYLNSGKLQKAEYILSSLINNSGATGCWVYNSESDRALVQAVSVQVRGMILQKLGLWLEAAELIWASLVGYYSLPQPDKKGIGTSLGILANILISMNDEDFHAFRTNPDIELSLLGDRSHRLLSAAQAAKMAVVYSQYTSLYVLTNVATQGTCLLSYGFSVECPDSQKQSSLLEAREAFEIGLLTKAEGEQVTSKQELHTFLKAAYSLTVVHKWLGTLQEIVKQATQACHKAFAKFHDYCHADNQDKDSLCAEIMHLVAQVKQLLQVEPFLNSDKQSFIPDSYRNIINTSVNFTLEGFSKMMQRLQKYHASLCETTHSNCKGTKDEIDGARLCITALGTTIGTLNTACNTEACSVSNDTPKREEPYNRGSDSSAVHPLQKSDLCTTQRSTDNLGSSWQNVSLSNSGSSWRSSSGYTGSSAIEVGANARNQSCLTTEVNDERSDSILQLTDKNKKRNLDGCNSIVSSDTVPRFAISATSSSNVSSDSEKFEVIQAGIETMVTEEDWMIAAAGAAQKPSGAEGAPQSLSQLTLKTSSSSLSDSFSSQSSWEKISADLNSPTDRKPQPSSLSKAGTNQSSKSSESDGSFFLMETLDSATSDLAHDPMYKNHTSRGEFRASSKPQPLESLNIDPNADTEIDSVSVKPAAKSPLATPHPNLSQYASTKTSTESSFEMLEENQSEHQHNEVSITEKVNVSHRKNPLCYSCLNHSTVGSVVPKRQYLLSQQDYQALLAGVCNECLLKRLHSDKTQFKLKEHKTVHSALHLKFSRANGLWTARETCVYIGEPMGMKGKQRRAIWLQFLHQEERLSRF; this is encoded by the exons ATGGACAGTCAGGAGGTGGGGGAGCTACTGGGGGAGTGccttaaagcagcagcagcagcagcagctcaacaaTCCATCCAGCCCACTgaggcagacaggcagaactactgcagctgcagag ATTCACTGTGTGCAGAACTGGCCTCTCTCCTGCAGGAGGCAATGGAGATGAAGTGGCCCTTTGTACCGGAGAAATGGCAGTAcaagctgtcagtcagtgcCAATGACAAAACCAACCTCAGTGACCTCATCAGCAAGCACCTAACTCAGCTACTG GCTGTTTTAAAGGCTTCCATCTTGGCTCAAGAAGCGTGCACAGCACTGGCAGTGATCTTCTTAGTGGACCGTTTCCTCTACTGGACGGACAAGTCCAGCCAGCTGCTAAAAATCACCAAGCTGCTCCACAGATGCCACCCTGACACCCCTGTGGCCCCCCAGCTGGTCATACGACAGGCCAGGGTTTACCTTAACTCAG GCAAACTGCAGAAGGCAGAATACATCCTTAGCAGTCTGATTAACAACAGTGGGGCCACAG GTTGTTGGGTGTACAACTCTGAAAGTGACAGGGCTCTTGTGCAGGCAGTTAGTGTTCAAGTGCGTGGAATGATTTTGCAGAAGCTAG GCCTGTGGCTAGAGGCTGCAGAGTTAATCTGGGCCTCTCTGGTCGGCTACTACTCACTTCCTCAACCTGATAAAAAG GGCATTGGAACTTCTCTTGGCATACTGGCCAACATATTGATCTCTATGAATGATGAGGACTTCCATGCTTTTAGGACTAATCCAGATATTGAATTG TCCTTACTTGGGGACAGGAGTCATcgtcttctctctgcagcccAGGCAGCAAAGATGGCAGTGGTATACAGCCAGTACACTTCACTCTATGTGTTGACTAATGTG GCAACTCAAGGGACCTGCTTGTTATCTTATGGTTTTTCAGTGGAGTGCCCAGACTCTCAAAAACAGTCTTCCCTCCTGGAGGCTAGAGAGGCATTTGAAATCGGCTTGCTCACCAAAGCAGAGGGTGAGCAGGTCACTAGCAAGCAGGAGCTTCACACCTTCCTCAAGGCTGCCTACTCCCTTACCGTTGTTCACAAATGGCTTGGTACTCTTCAGGAGATTGTGAAACAGGCAACACAAGCTTGCCATAAAGCTTTCGCCAAGTTCCATGATTACTGTCATGCAGATAACCAAGACAAAGATAGCCTCTGTGCTGAGATCATGCATCTGGTTGCCCAAGTCAAGCAACTGTTGCAAGTGGAGCCTTTCCTTAATTCTGACAAGCAGTCTTTTATTCCTGACAGCTACAGAAACATAATAAACACATCCGTAAATTTCACTCTGGAAGGTTTCTCTAAGATGATGCAGAGACTCCAGAAGTATCATGCATCACTGTGCGAGACCACCCACTCAAACTGTAAGGGAACTAAAGATGAGATAGATGGGGCAAGGCTGTGTATAACTGCACTGGGGACAACCATTGGTACACTCAACACAGCATGTAACACTGAGGCCTGCAGTGTGTCAAACGATACACCCAAAAGAGAGGAGCCATATAACAGAGGTTCAGATTCATCGGCTGTACATCCACTTCAAAAGTCTGACCTGTGTACCACTCAAAGAAGCACAGACAACCTTGGCTCTTCATGGCAGAATGTCTCCTTAAGTAATTCAGGGTCTTCTTGGCGCAGCAGCAGTGGCTACACAGGAAGCAGTGCTATTGAAGTTGGAGCAAATGCAAGGAATCAGAGCTGTCTGACCACTGAGGTTAATGATGAAAGGTCAGACAGCATTCTACAACtcactgataaaaacaagaaGCGAAACTTGGATGGTTGTAACTCTATTGTCAGTTCAGATACAGTCCCAAGATTTGCAATATCTGCCACTTCCTCCTCCAATGTGAGTAGTGATTCAGAAAAGTTTGAAGTGATACAAGCTGGAATAGAGACAATGGTTACTGAGGAGGACTGGATgattgctgctgctggtgcagcACAGAAACCATCAGGAGCTGAAGGAGCACCGCAGTCCTTATCCCAGCTAACTCTCAAAACATCCTCCAGCTCCCTCAGTGATAGTTTCAGTTCCCAGTCATCATGGGAGAAAATCTCAGCTGACCTGAATTCtcccacagacagaaaacctcAACCATCTAGCCTATCAAAAGCAGGAACCAACCAAAGCAGCAAGTCATCAGAGTCTGATGGGAGCTTCTTCCTCATGGAAACACTTGATTCTGCAACCAGTGATTTAGCTCATGATCCCATGTACAAAAACCACACATCTAGAGGGGAATTCAGAGCTTCATCCAAGCCACAACCCCTGGAGAGTCTTAATATTGATCCAAATGCGGACACTGAGATTGACTCTGTATCTGTAAAACCTGCTGCCAAGAGTCCTTTAGCAACCCCACACCCAAACCTTTCCCAGTATGCCTCCACCAAAACCTCCACAGAGAGTTCATTTGAGATGCTGGAGGAGAATCAGAGTGAACACCAACACAATGAAGTCTCTATTACAGAAAAAGTGAATGTCTCTCATAGGAAGAACCCCCTGTGCTACAGCTGCCTAAACCACAGCACTGTAGGTAGTGTTGTCCCTAAAAGACAGTATTTGTTGTCACAGCAGGATTACCAAGCCCTGTTGGCTGGAGTTTGCAATGAATGTCTGCTGAAGAGGTTGCACAGTGATAAGACACAATTCAAACTCAAGGAACACAAAACGGTCCACA GTGCTCTTCATTTAAAGTTCTCCAGAGCTAATGGACTGTGGACAGCCAGGGAGACCTGTGTTTATATCGGAGAGCCAATGGGGATGAAGGGCAAGCAGAGAAGAGCAATATGGTTACAGTTTTTACACCAGGAGGAAAGGTTAAGCAG ATTTTGA
- the alpk1 gene encoding alpha-protein kinase 1 isoform X2 → MEMKWPFVPEKWQYKLSVSANDKTNLSDLISKHLTQLLAVLKASILAQEACTALAVIFLVDRFLYWTDKSSQLLKITKLLHRCHPDTPVAPQLVIRQARVYLNSGKLQKAEYILSSLINNSGATGCWVYNSESDRALVQAVSVQVRGMILQKLGLWLEAAELIWASLVGYYSLPQPDKKGIGTSLGILANILISMNDEDFHAFRTNPDIELSLLGDRSHRLLSAAQAAKMAVVYSQYTSLYVLTNVATQGTCLLSYGFSVECPDSQKQSSLLEAREAFEIGLLTKAEGEQVTSKQELHTFLKAAYSLTVVHKWLGTLQEIVKQATQACHKAFAKFHDYCHADNQDKDSLCAEIMHLVAQVKQLLQVEPFLNSDKQSFIPDSYRNIINTSVNFTLEGFSKMMQRLQKYHASLCETTHSNCKGTKDEIDGARLCITALGTTIGTLNTACNTEACSVSNDTPKREEPYNRGSDSSAVHPLQKSDLCTTQRSTDNLGSSWQNVSLSNSGSSWRSSSGYTGSSAIEVGANARNQSCLTTEVNDERSDSILQLTDKNKKRNLDGCNSIVSSDTVPRFAISATSSSNVSSDSEKFEVIQAGIETMVTEEDWMIAAAGAAQKPSGAEGAPQSLSQLTLKTSSSSLSDSFSSQSSWEKISADLNSPTDRKPQPSSLSKAGTNQSSKSSESDGSFFLMETLDSATSDLAHDPMYKNHTSRGEFRASSKPQPLESLNIDPNADTEIDSVSVKPAAKSPLATPHPNLSQYASTKTSTESSFEMLEENQSEHQHNEVSITEKVNVSHRKNPLCYSCLNHSTVGSVVPKRQYLLSQQDYQALLAGVCNECLLKRLHSDKTQFKLKEHKTVHSALHLKFSRANGLWTARETCVYIGEPMGMKGKQRRAIWLQFLHQEERLSSYVGKDYLEPKQIQFHLKDVERQMTAQYYVTEFNKSLYDKDVMAQIFFIPSEALLILNGNEIVGCVTVEPYMLGDFVKLTNNTWKKDNNFQATEYGLAFGHFTYLFSNHQEVVVDLQGWVTANGKGLTYLTDPQIHSTKTPRGPSNFAARGLRYFLEEQHGPECNGICQLLKLPPVVRQPHALPSVL, encoded by the exons ATGGAGATGAAGTGGCCCTTTGTACCGGAGAAATGGCAGTAcaagctgtcagtcagtgcCAATGACAAAACCAACCTCAGTGACCTCATCAGCAAGCACCTAACTCAGCTACTG GCTGTTTTAAAGGCTTCCATCTTGGCTCAAGAAGCGTGCACAGCACTGGCAGTGATCTTCTTAGTGGACCGTTTCCTCTACTGGACGGACAAGTCCAGCCAGCTGCTAAAAATCACCAAGCTGCTCCACAGATGCCACCCTGACACCCCTGTGGCCCCCCAGCTGGTCATACGACAGGCCAGGGTTTACCTTAACTCAG GCAAACTGCAGAAGGCAGAATACATCCTTAGCAGTCTGATTAACAACAGTGGGGCCACAG GTTGTTGGGTGTACAACTCTGAAAGTGACAGGGCTCTTGTGCAGGCAGTTAGTGTTCAAGTGCGTGGAATGATTTTGCAGAAGCTAG GCCTGTGGCTAGAGGCTGCAGAGTTAATCTGGGCCTCTCTGGTCGGCTACTACTCACTTCCTCAACCTGATAAAAAG GGCATTGGAACTTCTCTTGGCATACTGGCCAACATATTGATCTCTATGAATGATGAGGACTTCCATGCTTTTAGGACTAATCCAGATATTGAATTG TCCTTACTTGGGGACAGGAGTCATcgtcttctctctgcagcccAGGCAGCAAAGATGGCAGTGGTATACAGCCAGTACACTTCACTCTATGTGTTGACTAATGTG GCAACTCAAGGGACCTGCTTGTTATCTTATGGTTTTTCAGTGGAGTGCCCAGACTCTCAAAAACAGTCTTCCCTCCTGGAGGCTAGAGAGGCATTTGAAATCGGCTTGCTCACCAAAGCAGAGGGTGAGCAGGTCACTAGCAAGCAGGAGCTTCACACCTTCCTCAAGGCTGCCTACTCCCTTACCGTTGTTCACAAATGGCTTGGTACTCTTCAGGAGATTGTGAAACAGGCAACACAAGCTTGCCATAAAGCTTTCGCCAAGTTCCATGATTACTGTCATGCAGATAACCAAGACAAAGATAGCCTCTGTGCTGAGATCATGCATCTGGTTGCCCAAGTCAAGCAACTGTTGCAAGTGGAGCCTTTCCTTAATTCTGACAAGCAGTCTTTTATTCCTGACAGCTACAGAAACATAATAAACACATCCGTAAATTTCACTCTGGAAGGTTTCTCTAAGATGATGCAGAGACTCCAGAAGTATCATGCATCACTGTGCGAGACCACCCACTCAAACTGTAAGGGAACTAAAGATGAGATAGATGGGGCAAGGCTGTGTATAACTGCACTGGGGACAACCATTGGTACACTCAACACAGCATGTAACACTGAGGCCTGCAGTGTGTCAAACGATACACCCAAAAGAGAGGAGCCATATAACAGAGGTTCAGATTCATCGGCTGTACATCCACTTCAAAAGTCTGACCTGTGTACCACTCAAAGAAGCACAGACAACCTTGGCTCTTCATGGCAGAATGTCTCCTTAAGTAATTCAGGGTCTTCTTGGCGCAGCAGCAGTGGCTACACAGGAAGCAGTGCTATTGAAGTTGGAGCAAATGCAAGGAATCAGAGCTGTCTGACCACTGAGGTTAATGATGAAAGGTCAGACAGCATTCTACAACtcactgataaaaacaagaaGCGAAACTTGGATGGTTGTAACTCTATTGTCAGTTCAGATACAGTCCCAAGATTTGCAATATCTGCCACTTCCTCCTCCAATGTGAGTAGTGATTCAGAAAAGTTTGAAGTGATACAAGCTGGAATAGAGACAATGGTTACTGAGGAGGACTGGATgattgctgctgctggtgcagcACAGAAACCATCAGGAGCTGAAGGAGCACCGCAGTCCTTATCCCAGCTAACTCTCAAAACATCCTCCAGCTCCCTCAGTGATAGTTTCAGTTCCCAGTCATCATGGGAGAAAATCTCAGCTGACCTGAATTCtcccacagacagaaaacctcAACCATCTAGCCTATCAAAAGCAGGAACCAACCAAAGCAGCAAGTCATCAGAGTCTGATGGGAGCTTCTTCCTCATGGAAACACTTGATTCTGCAACCAGTGATTTAGCTCATGATCCCATGTACAAAAACCACACATCTAGAGGGGAATTCAGAGCTTCATCCAAGCCACAACCCCTGGAGAGTCTTAATATTGATCCAAATGCGGACACTGAGATTGACTCTGTATCTGTAAAACCTGCTGCCAAGAGTCCTTTAGCAACCCCACACCCAAACCTTTCCCAGTATGCCTCCACCAAAACCTCCACAGAGAGTTCATTTGAGATGCTGGAGGAGAATCAGAGTGAACACCAACACAATGAAGTCTCTATTACAGAAAAAGTGAATGTCTCTCATAGGAAGAACCCCCTGTGCTACAGCTGCCTAAACCACAGCACTGTAGGTAGTGTTGTCCCTAAAAGACAGTATTTGTTGTCACAGCAGGATTACCAAGCCCTGTTGGCTGGAGTTTGCAATGAATGTCTGCTGAAGAGGTTGCACAGTGATAAGACACAATTCAAACTCAAGGAACACAAAACGGTCCACA GTGCTCTTCATTTAAAGTTCTCCAGAGCTAATGGACTGTGGACAGCCAGGGAGACCTGTGTTTATATCGGAGAGCCAATGGGGATGAAGGGCAAGCAGAGAAGAGCAATATGGTTACAGTTTTTACACCAGGAGGAAAGGTTAAGCAG TTATGTGGGGAAGGATTACTTGGAGCCAAAGCAGATTCAGTTTCACCTAAAAGATGTGGAGAGACAGATGACAGCCCAGTACTATGTGACTGAATTCAATAAGAGTCTCTACGATAAAGATGTCATGGCTCAGATCTTCTTCATTCCCTCAGAAGCACTGTTG ATTTTGAATGGAAATGAGATAGTGGGCTGTGTAACAGTGGAGCCCTACATGCTCGGAGACTTTGTCAAACTGACCAACAACACTTGGAAGAAAGACAATAATTTCCAGGCTACAGAATATGGCCTTGCCTTTGGACACTTCACCTACTTGTTCTCCAACCACCAGGAAGTTGTTGTCGACCtgcaag gaTGGGTGACAGCCAATGGCAAAGGGCTGACCTACCTCACTGACCCACAGATCCACTCCACCAAGACTCCAAGAGGTCCCTCCAACTTTGCAGCCAGAGGCCTCAGGTACTTCCTGGAAGAGCAACATGGACCAGAGTGCAATGGTATTTGCCAGCTGCTTAAACTACCTCCAGTGGTCAGACAGCCACATGCTCTTCCTTCGGTACTTTGA
- the LOC108882036 gene encoding ependymin-2 produces the protein MRLFALLTCLLVGCLAEKPHPCTSPALLSGALTVSTQNEKLWTYSQYMYDALGQRIRLKEMGTYENKSFTYDALLLFREATMFEINNHDRTCKKKPLKVDFQPLEIPKTASLLGQAVIGSSSGPGQGLLVNTWIGDLPKKAGKFMSTVTEFGCIPVSNVYHTDQFGWVLTSFFNNVIGLSDPSQLNPPDFCPDAEMESTEEPTDFLSLFLSNH, from the exons ATGAGACTCTTTGCTTTACTAACATGCTTGTTGGTGGGCTGCCTGGCCGAGAAGCCTCACCCATGCA CAAGTCCTGCTCTTCTGAGTGGAGCTCTCACTGTG TCCacacagaatgaaaagctgTGGACCTATTCCCAGTACATGTATGATGCACTGGGACAGCGGATAAGGCTCAAGGAGATGGGCACTTATGAGAATAAGAGCTTCACCTATGATGCTCTTCTGCTCTTCAGAGAG GCCACCATGTTTGAGATTAACAATCATGACCGTACATGCAAGAAAAAGCCTCTGAAGGTGGACTTCCAGCCTTTGGAAATCCCAAAAACAGCATCTCTGCTGGGTCAGGCTGTTATTGGCAGCTCATCTGGACCTGGACAAGGACTCCTGGTCAACACCTGGATAGGTGATCTGCCCAAAAAAGCAG GAAAGTTCATGAGCACAGTCACTGAGTTCGGATGCATCCCTGTCAGCAATGTGTACCACACTGACCAGTTTGGATGGGTGCTGACAAG CTTCTTTAACAACGTCATTGGGTTGTCGGACCCTAGTCAGCTCAACCCTCCAGACTTCTGCCCAGATGCAGAGATGGAGAGCACAGAGGAGCCAACAGACTTCCTCAGCTTGTTCCTTAGTAACCATTAA
- the epdl1 gene encoding ependymin produces MRALVLLACLSVGCLAQRPQKCTSPPLLTGSLSVSTASEKLTAFAKYSYDALGQRIRLRQFGSYNNKTFHLDLLLLYRQGVMYKINYRNQTCCKKPLDVAFHPLAIPQNASLLGQVVLGSSSGPGQGVLVNSWAGELQMRKGKAKYMSTVTEFGCVPVSTLFHTSRSGWVVTSFFNNVIGLLDPGQLIPPAFCKGAQLEAMDGEDPVNFYSLF; encoded by the exons ATGAGAGCCCTCGTCCTGTTAGCGTGCCTGTCAGTGGGCTGCCTCGCTCAGAGACCACAGAAATGCA CTTCCCCACCGCTGCTGACTGGAAGCCTTTCTGTG TCCACCGCAAGTGAAAAGCTGACGGCCTTCGCCAAGTACAGCTATGATGCACTGGGACAGCGCATCCGCCTCAGACAGTTTGGATCTTATAATAATAAGACTTTCCACCTTGATCTGCTTCTACTCTACAGACAG GGTGTTATGTATAAGATTAACTACAGGAACCAGACATGCTGCAAGAAGCCACTGGATGTGGCCTTCCACCCACTGGCCATCCCACAGAATGCTTCCCTGCTGGGACAGGTGGTGCTGGGCAGCTCCTCTGGCCCAGGACAGGGAGTCCTGGTCAACAGCTGGGCAGGAGAGCTGCAGATGAGGAAGGGAAAAG CAAAATACATGAGCACTGTCACTGAGTTTGGATGCGTTCCTGTCAGCACTCTGTTTCATACCAGCAGAAGTGGATGGGTGGTGACCAG CTTCTTTAACAATGTTATCGGACTCTTGGACCCTGGACAGCTCATCCCTCCAGCTTTCTGCAAGGGCGCACAGCTGGAGGCAATGGACGGGGAGGATCCAGTAAACTTCTATAGTTTGTTTTAA